In Aegilops tauschii subsp. strangulata cultivar AL8/78 chromosome 3, Aet v6.0, whole genome shotgun sequence, one genomic interval encodes:
- the LOC109781097 gene encoding heat stress transcription factor C-1a-like, translating into MDGLHTELALGLIGELETAPFVAKTYQLVSDPRTDALVRWGRDNNSFLVTDVAGFSQLLLPCFFKHGNFSSFVRQLNSYIDVQGFRKVHPDRWEFAHESFLSGQKHLLPRIVRRKKKRGEASCSSLVGGGEQHVVANIGEEVEEEEDDEGREALLEEVRRLRQEQTAIGEQLARMSRRLQATELRSDQLMPLLARLDEDPNATSLHLLQQAAEKKLQRMQLPTRDFASFPIVPPLHPAPSPLLALGDTAMGGARVGQWAESMPLKLPTFEEPSASSGVQQVPEFEGGGRDSGSGMGITNSGTAVEIPFPFCLLGQCFF; encoded by the exons ATGGACGGCCTCCACACGGAGCTCGCGCTGGGGCTGATCGGCGAGCTCGAGACGGCGCCGTTCGTGGCCAAGACGTACCAGCTGGTGAGCGACCCTAGGACGGACGCGCTTGTCAGGTGGGGGAGGGACAACAACAGCTTCCTCGTCACCGACGTCGCCGGCTTCTCGCAGCTCCTCCTCCCATGCTTCTTCAAGCACGGCAACTTCTCCAGCTTCGTCCGCCAGCTCAACTCTTAC ATTGATGTGCAGGGCTTCCGGAAGGTGCACCCGGACCGATGGGAGTTCGCGCACGAGTCGTTCCTGAGCGGCCAGAAGCACCTTCTGCCGCGCATCGTGCGCCGCAAGAAGAAGCGCGGCGAGGCCTCTTGCTCGTCtctcgtcggcggcggcgagcagcACGTGGTGGCCAATATAGGAGAGGAagtggaggaggaagaggacgacgAGGGGAGGGAGGCGCTGCTCGAGGAGGTTCGGAGGCTGCGGCAGGAGCAGACGGCTATTGGGGAGCAGCTGGCGCGGATGAGCCGGCGACTGCAGGCGACGGAGCTGCGGAGTGACCAGCTCATGCCCTTACTTGCCCGGCTCGACGAGGATCCCAACGCCACCTCCCTCCACCTTCTTCAACAGGCAGCCGAGAAGAAGCTCCAGCGCATGCAGTTGCCTACCCGTGATTTTGCTTCCTTTCCCATTGTACCCCCGCTTCACCCGGCGCCTTCACCGCTATTGGCTCTCGGCGACACGGCCATGGGCGGAGCCAGAGTCGGGCAATGGGCGGAGTCGATGCCACTGAAACTCCCAACCTTCGAGGAGCCCTCTGCGAGCTCCGGGGTGCAGCAGGTACCGGAGTTCGAGGGCGGCGGCAGGGATAGCGGCAGCGGCATGGGCATAACTAACAGTGGGACCGCAGTGGAGATCCCCTTCCCGTTCTGCCTGCTTGGCCAGTGTTTCTTCTAA